In Paenibacillus sp., the genomic stretch GCGGCCGGATGTCGGCGGATCCAGCGCGACCAGCTGCGGCTCGAGCGCTCCGGCGGCAGCGACGCCATGATCGACGCCGTCAGCCCGGATGGCGCGCGAGGCTTCTCCAGCACGCGGGCCAGCGCCTCGACCTGTTCATACTGTCTCAGCAGCGCCGAGCAGTCGGAGCAGTCGTGGAGATGCTGCTTCAGCGCCAGCGCCCGTTCCGCCTCGAGATCGTCGTCCAAATACTCGTGAATCAAAGGGAGGGCTTCTTTACAGTCCATGGCGGGCACCTCCTTTCCCCTTCCGTGAAAAATACGTTCTGCATATACGATACGTACGAGTCCGCTCGATGTTTCATTTTTCCGTTCACGTCAAATCTTCGCCTTCCAACTTTTTGCGCAAAAACTCGCGTCCGCGGTGCACGCGCGTTTTGACGGTCGTCACAGGCATATCGAGCACGTCTCCGATTTCTTGGAGCGACATGTCGTGCAAGTATTTCAGGACGACGACGGATTTATATTTCTTCGGCAGCGACTCGATGGCGTCGCGGATGCGGCGCTGCGTCTCGGACAGCAGTATTTTCCCTTCGGGGGTCGGCTCCTCGCTCGCGAGCATGGCGTGCCAGTCGGTCCCCTCCCCATCCCCGCCGACGTCCGCGTCCAGCGAATACGTCGACGTCCTCCGCTTGCGCAGCCGGTCGATGGATAAGTTCGTCCCGATCCGGTAAATCCAGGTCGAAAACTTCATCTCTTCGTCGTATCGGTCCAAGCTCCGGTAGACGCGGAGGAACGTCTCTTGCACGACGTCCTCCGCTTC encodes the following:
- the sigW gene encoding RNA polymerase sigma factor SigW gives rise to the protein MHSIETRLARLAKAGDRGAFADLVELYKDKIYHLAFRMLGNRQEAEDVVQETFLRVYRSLDRYDEEMKFSTWIYRIGTNLSIDRLRKRRTSTYSLDADVGGDGEGTDWHAMLASEEPTPEGKILLSETQRRIRDAIESLPKKYKSVVVLKYLHDMSLQEIGDVLDMPVTTVKTRVHRGREFLRKKLEGEDLT